In Porites lutea chromosome 8, jaPorLute2.1, whole genome shotgun sequence, the genomic stretch ccacccacaaattttaatatttttacatttaaaaaaaacgtgacttgacgaacttgtttgattagtttcacagtacagtgtTGTTTTCTATTACgatttgtttgtatagagcctgtttcactcatctgagttcttcaaatttgagttgcaatccatgtttatggtactatcaTCAATTAGTCctctttaataaagaaattaatgcaaacgtatatcgccatagtctctgggagtattctaaacgtttccactgttcatttgaatggcatttgacacctcatatgacgttatatATCGAAACCTGCATTaggcggacactacagcattcctcGAGGGTGatcgcttaatacaggtttcactgtattaaaaTTCAGACTTGGCAGCGAGGCTTAGGAGATtaagacaaaagaaatcatctcgAGGCtcatcatttcttttgttttattcccccgtGCCTCGGAGCCTAGattacgagtagtcccccatttttcctcagggatagtttagcgagcgaaacgcgagcgcgcgtaaaAATTATCCCACGCGAGAGATGGCGACACGCGGCAGGGAGTTTTTCTCTCCCCCCATCGCGTGTAGctttttctcgcgtggggtgattttcacgcgcgctcgcgtttcgctcgcgcTACTgtctctgaggaaaaatgggggactactcgtagtctactcggagccaagtataaattttaatatatcgaaattgatctgaaacattattttctttgcatttgCCCTCATGAATCATTTATTAGTTTGGGTGATTTTGAATTGCTTAAAAACGGAAACAAGACTTGTTGGCGCCATGTATAAACTGGTGCCTCGGGAACGTATGTTTGACTGCTATATAGATCCCGGTGAAGAGTTAGacttatgaaaattaaaaagaaacaacaaatcaAACTGGGTGGATTAGATGGAGGCGTCACTGTAACTTTCATCAATCGACTGGCATATTAAAATCATTAAGAACAGCAATAAACTTATCAGATTCTATCGTTACATTTATTTACAACTCAATAGTAATAACtacaaaacaaatataaactATTACGTCTTTCTGCGAGTAATGTGATCGTAAATAACCACCTGGGTGTATTTTGAGGTTTCAATCGAGATTCGTGCGGAGTTATCGCCAGGGGTTATGGCCTGTTGAAGAGAAGAAGGAAGAAACATTGGACCCCAATGTACACATGTGCAAAAAACCAATAAATAAATGCGAGCAGTAAAAGTAAAAGGACTAAAATCGGACTACGCTGCAAAAAGCGCTGATTTCATCAGACCCGTTAATCTAATGATACAACGTAATAACTTTTTTTCGgaatgctttaaaaaaaaattctggatgggttagcctgcaaatacagccaGCTTGCAACAGTGATAATCAAAAACCAaccaacaaataaataaacaagcgaacaaaaaacaaaaagatgaaaACTTCAGTTAGACATTCAATCAATGTCTTAAATTAGGTGATGGTTCATTGATCCGGGAAGTCTTTAAAATTGCAAGGGTCGATCCTACTTTGTGGAAAGCAtctttaaatataataaattctcataatttgcatttttcagcTGTACCTTTGGATCCACGTTGAGAATTTTTCtgtctctcttatttttaaATAGTAAACCAGACGGATTTTCCGCtataacctgaaaaaaaaatcagtaccAGGCCGTGTGAGAATGAGAGTAAAATCTCCCCCTTTCTATTATTAAAGTTTTTTCTACTTCTTATTATCGTATGCTATACATTGTccaatcagccaatcagaaacggagaaacaTTCCGAATAAAGTTAAAAGTTGGTTATTGAccattattatacattcaacATACTTCTCCGTTTCATTGGCTCAAATCTCCTGCCTAGATTTCCTCATTACCATAACACTAACGAATTTtctatacagtcgaacctcctataagcgaccacccaaaatgcaaagactgagtggccgcttacgggaggtggtcgtttacaagaatcgaaccacaggagACCTCTTCCGAGAAGAAGTCCAGGCAGATCTACTTTAGTTACGACATGTGTAGTTCCATTTTGTCACTAAAGTTCTTTGTATATTCtatagtgcacacagcgaacTTACAAGAGGTTGAAAtaatggaaaatcattaaccgtCAGGCCCAAAAGTGGTCggggtcgcttacaggaggtggtcgtttactagaggctccaactgtaaggctttgactgggaaaattttggtggtttggattggcggtcgtttatgggaggtggtcgcttacgagaggtggtcgcacatggaggttcgactgtatttggAAAATCCGACCAATAGCACAGGATAACCGACAGAATAAAGCACGAAGGAATACATACCTGGTAATTAGGCGTGGGATTTGAGGTTGCAGTTTGAGTTTCCCAGTTGTAGAAGCTTAAATCAGAGGGTCTGGGCAGTAAACGCTTTCTTCCGGTGAAGTACGGTTCAAAATCTTCCGtctggaaaaaggaaaaaaacatttaacattaATGGAGCAGAAACCGTGCAATTATTTCGCTTATGTTTGCATCGCTTAGAGCGAAGTTTCCGCATAATTcgaaaaaacactttttctcttTCACAGCAATTTTACAGCATGGAACTTGGATTTATGCACTGAATGTGCTAGCCAGAGCAAACCGCCGACACTTTGTGACGCCAACACTGTTTTCTcccaaaatgacgtctgaggaacgagcgcagaaatgcTATACTGAAGATGTatcactacccaaatctggggtagtgcttttgattggtggtgctgcgtgggaaatttgctacaaccaatcagaagcactacccagatctgcgtCGCAAAATTAATATCGGCTGTTTCTCAGGCTACGGATGTCCACAGGCGTGTTCGCTAGCGAGCGTAATCTCTCCAAAATGTTTCAATACAAAATGCGGAGAtttcttagcctgcgtagcaggcgcttggaagtagtaggcacaagaaaaaacgggcgcgcgagaaggacACACCTCATCCCTTGCGTTTCTCCCTCGCGcacgcccgttctctctttcacccactacttccaagcgcctactACGTAGGCTAGAGATTTCTTTCCGATTTTGCCATTCCTGCTGCCTGAACAACTCGGTACTAAGACCAATGAGGAAATTACTCCACCATActgataaaaaatggaaaattaatcAAGCTCCCCTCGTCCAAACGATTTGGGAGACGGGCTAGGGTTGATTTAGAACACTGTGCATACCCCTAGAACATTTCTAGCCACGCACAGGGTGTTCAAACAAACCTGCGACCCTCAAGAAGGGTGCAGCGTGAGAGGAAACCTCCCCGAAAAGTAACTCTTGTTTTTGGTGAGACTGGAGCACCTGTGAAGTCGTCAGTCTTATTATTAGAGACCTGTAGATTCTAAGACAAAACGACTACGAGGAAGAGATATTTTCAATGataagtagtgcgcgcgcgtgaatCAGAGtcattttggcgagaaaacgtggtagccgccGTCATTCATCTACGGGTTTTAGCGAGAaagtcgtagtggcggaaaTAAATTACatatatcaaatgttagaagttttatcatttttcgcTCGGGTGAGGGTTTAACCTCCTTCCATCAATAAACTatttttctggtgaaaaagcGCGTGCAATGAAGCTTTCTCgcgtgttttgttttgttttgttttgtttttaaatcgtCCACGTCCTCTAATTTAAAGGTCTCTTATTCCTCAACCAGTTCATACTACCTCATCTTtctgggaacaaggttgttTAGTCAACCTTGCCCTTTTGTAAGCAACAGCCGATGTTTAGGCCCAAGTAAAACGTTGAAGTCCCCAGATGACGAATCTGATGCTAATAAGTTCACTCTACTGTTAAGTTCTTGTTCACTTAGCATGGTTCGTTACATATGGAGCTCTACGTTCCCCTCAGTAAAACTCAGTGTTATTCCTCAAGTTTTTATCTCTTTATAACTATACCTCCGCAATCAACATTGTATATCTTTGGGGATGATTATGATTAAAATGAACAGTGAAGCCAAAATTGCGGTAATTCTCTTATGCATGACTCGCattcttttgtgtttgtttgtttgttttcaaaagaacCCTGTTAAATCTAAATAGAAGCTCAATATGGTGAACAACTAAACTGAGGGACCgcttcctcgaaagatggttaagtttaacccaggattaagccacaGTTTaacaaggttttcttgtctaagaacatacTGTTGAGCCTTCACTTCGATATACggtaatgataaaaaaaacgtGACTCTCATCCCAGCGATACATaggaaggtaaaatacaaaaacggaacaaCATTTTAATCCTTGATTACCGCTAATCGACCTTTCAGGAACCGGCCCGGGTGTTTTACTCGCTAATGAACCTTTTTATTAGTAAAATACTTCATTCCTTTTTACCTTCAAGCGATGAGCAAAGTCAATGTAGCCAGAGATTTCCTGCGAATCGTGAAAACAGATTGCGTTATGGAAAAATGACTATTGGCAAATGATAAATAAGCTAGTCATGCATATGTATAACGTTGAGTGTTATCATGTCGTTCTTATGTGCTAAAGAGGCCAATGGTAGCAAGATTTGACGGCTGGCCATTGAGACGACCTATGCAgttcttgtttaaaaaactcAGTCCAAGGCTTTAAATAATAATCAAAGGTCAACGGTTGAAGACTGGTCAAAATAGACGTtatgaaaaagataaatattCTTTTTCTGTTCAGCCCAAAACGGGCCCTGTCTCAGCAAAAAGGGGGTTCAAAAAGACATCGTAACCAGTGCCAGCAAGGAAATTATTTAAATCCTGCTTCATTACTCTTCCTAAAGTGGACCTGTTAATGTGGTCTATCTCTCAGTGTGTGGGTGaagggggaaggggaagggagaGGGGAGAGGTGGGGGCAGAGGGTGACTATTACAGTCATTAACTACAACCTGCCTTAGTGCAAATCGTATTTTTAtgtgaccaaaaaaaaaagtcccATCCGAGGGAAGACATCTTTTTCTGGTTTAGTTCAAACAAAAGCCATTCTCAGAGACTAGTCATCATGGGGAAGCAATTTCCTGCTTAATTTTGGCACAACAGGCAGAGAAGGGTATaacctgttcacagaccctttAAATCTCTATAAAGATTGTTGAGCACCCGCATGAAAATTACCCGCGGGGGATTTATAGACCGCTAGTGCCTCATGCTACGCGCTCACTCTCTCGTGCTTGCTTCGCTCGTGTGCTCGccaattttgaaaagaaaaagaaaacaacatctGTGTACAGGCGAAGAAGGGCAAAAAGGTCACTGCGATCAATTAAAAAGAGACCACTGACTTACCTGTCCCCTAGCATTCTTATCTCTGATGAAGATTATGGTCTGAATTATTGAAGAAATGAAGATAAAGCATTTAATCAATGCATTAGTTTGCACAACATGATCACTACAatcatgtacatgtactgaTAATATTTACAACTGAAGATTAGGTATCAAATACCAATAGTGGGTACATTGAGTAATacacaaaatacatgtacaatggTCACTGTTTTCTGATTGATTTTTACTTTATCAAAGTAAAAATTAATGACATGttgtttgaaaacattttttttgcctaaaaaattgctaaaactgtaaattaatattaattaatgagCACTTACACACATGTTCTGTCAGATTTGTCTTgtccttttttggggggggggggggattaaggatttaaaaaaatacgacCTTTAAGTTACACTGTACACAGCATTACTATCTAATCCCAACAGAAActgaaattaatgagaaatgaGTTGAGTGAAGAGGGTAGGGATAGTCTGTATTTACATCAAATTGAGAGGTATATTGTCATGTACAAGATACAGTGTAAGTGCTGTGAATAGTCTCTTCATTTACAAATTAAATGACAACCTCTAACTAAAGGTCATTTAAGTTTTGTAAATTAATAGGCTTCTTTAGTTTATACAGTTGATCAACAGGTTAGCTTTGAActgtttttaataaatattgTACATTACTTACTGTCATTTTTCCACTTCTGTTTGCTTCTTCACGCTGTGCTAGGGCCTTCAAGAATGGATCTTTAAGTTCCTTTCCTGAACTAGCTAAAGttctgcaataaaaaaaaaattaaatcacccTCAGAATAAATCATGCCCAGAATTTAGAAGCCACCACTTTTAGATGTATTTTGATTAAATGTTACCAGCAGCAGTAACGTAGGTATAATACTCAGCATGGAGTACTTACAAACTTGCCCTGgctgttcaaaaggtggatagcactatccattAGCTATTTATTACTATCTAGTGGATAAGCATAAGAGATTAATTTATCTAGTGGAATAGCATTATCCAACTTTGGAACAATAATTGAGGCCTGAAGGCTATTAGAAGGAGAGGGTGTGGGGCTTATTACATAATTATGTAGAAGCTGGCCGGtgctaaataaatttttgaatatatatactgtatatttttctctcttggaaatacagtcaattctctttattttggacACCATATCATGAGGACCAATTAAATAAGCCAACAGGCAAAAGAGTCATTTATGCCCATACtggtaataaccaaaggttagggagtgTGGGCGACAATGATCAAAGGCCCTAACACTTTAATTTGATCTAATGCTTTCCTTTTGAGTAAGTTTCAcctgacagatggtcaaaacatgTGTGATCAAATTACAAGGGGCAGAAGGTCGAGACACTAGTGATCAAATTGCACTCTgtacattccattcattctcagtggaagtccaaatgaatgctggctacatataTGGAGCACATGCGTAATTACTAACAACCTAAAGATTAGGCTTGGGGGCTCTTCTTGTTGCCTGCAATTATGCGGAACACTACAACATTTAACGTTCATCAAACAGTCTGGTTTGCTTGATTATTCATTGTGGCACAGTTGCTACAAAGACTTACaaaacatgtacagtgtattatCTTATCATTATCACATAATGTTTAATATTTACATGTACCTACTGACAGTATTTCTCAGGATGGGGTGTTATTggaagctgtttttttttttaaatatccgGCAGCTCAGAGAGGGGGCAAATATTAGAAGGGATGGTTCATAAGGTATGCAGAATTGATAAATCAAGTAATTATTACACTTAGTAAGAGTCAACTGCTTCTTACTTTTGTTGACTTCTCTTGGAAAGTCTGCTTGCTTCTGCAGCTTGTTTTCTGGCTTCAAATTCTTCCCTTTTGAGAACCTATCAAGTGGGACAGATATATTGCTATAAAACATGCAGACAGATAACACCAGAAATGTTTACTGCATTGCaaggaaaaagccaatttaaaattaaagtaattCAAATTAGTTGCTCACATGTCAAGAACtttgttgtgattggtcattTTACAAATCAACATTTCCAAAATATTTCAGGTATTCGAGGTTTCTAAAAAACACACTGTGCATGTAAGGAAATGTCGTCTAATAATCTCTTGCGACTTGTGAGTCTAACTTCCCAAGATGCTAAATCTTCTTCTGCCTGTGCAAGATgaaactaaacttctggttacaAAGTCCGTCCGCAAAAAACAGTGCCAAAATCTTTGTTCTGGGCCTCCACCTGTATGCATGGATTTGAATAcatgccatgattggcctgttaaaaatggCATAATTAATTATGCAGGTTGAAGGGACATTCAAAATGCAATTCCGCATGCTAATTCGTTGAACCTCTCCATAAAGACATCTTTCTATTACGGAGAGTTTCCAATGTCTCcacaaaattctcatatattttctttccttctattttctttaaaaacacaTCCTCTTCTGGACTGTTTCTTTGTAAATTAAAGTTCATCCTACATTGTCATGCCTGCTTACACTTCTGGGGGTCTATTCTATCCAGCAATATCACATACACAGTATGATATGAGATCTGAATTTACTAACCTCTCCACTTCCTCTGTAGCCCAGCTCAACAAGTTGTCTAGCCAGTTCTTCATCCtataaacataaataaatacaaatcgTCCAAGGCACTAGAAAGAAGGGAAAATTAACTTACTTCTTTGGTACAGTGTACATTGGGAAATTTTCTGACTCACAGTCAGATAGTCATGTTTTGGTTGACTTAACATAATATAACTGTTTTCAACCAGAGAACGTAGCTTAGAACAGTGGACTGACCATCAACAAAATGATATATTCAGATtgtacttcttctttttttggtgaccgcAGAGCAGTTGTTAAGATGTTTATGTTGGGGTTTTAAGAtgcatgtacagtgtatataTCCATGTTGTATAAAGTGGCCGAGAGTTCAAAGTTTAGCCTATTAGCCTATTACAACTAGATCTCTGTATGTTTATATTTTTGTGGCGTTTGGCTGATTAGTAATAAAGGAGGCCTTTTTTCTGCATATATACAGCATATTTAATAAATACCTCactatctaggaagatcgaagggcctctgctcgtgTCTAGCTTGAGTTTAacagtgttttttgtttttttatcaccTATTATCTTTTTCGAAACTTGAAACAATTAGATGTTGTAGAAGTCGATGAGTCGATCCCCTATATTCTACGCTAGAGAAGGATAGAAAACTAGATTTCATGGTTTTACAACGTTCGCTCTAAGAAGAGATATATGGTTAATTCGAGTAAGAAACAAGTTAAAATTAAGACCAACAATACCTCAAGGTAGTAGAGATCTAGTGGAGTTATTTGACTGTCAAGAAAGTCTTCATATGTAGCAAATTCTGTCACAATATTGTCTGTCGCTCCAACAGCTTCTTCGTCCATCTTGATTTTTAGTGTTGCTTGGAAACTGCGCAAAGACAAGCAAATTTAGTAGCGCGGGCTCAAGTTTTTGCAAGCTCGAGCCAGGCCCTTCTCCACTGCGCTCCGGATTCCGGCTTTCAGGAAAATCCAAAATCTTGGGCTTTGGAGtccggaattcagctcaaggacTCCGGAATTCTGCTATCGATTGGAATCCGGGATCCATTAtctcaggagcccataacttaTGGGCTCCCGATTATCTGGAATTCGGCGAATCCACAGAATGGAATCCAGTATCCACGACTGTCTTGGATTCAACCGTACATGAGGCAGCGTTTATTCCAAGAATATGAGAACAATGTGTGAGCGGATAAAACGATTGTTAGACTCAGATACCCGGGGAGGGGCCTTAAAAGAGGAGGGGGGGGAACTTTcttctccagaaaaaaaagggaaaattttgACCCCTGACTAAATTAGACGCAAAATAGCgacattttgaggaaaaatccaCTGACAATTTTGCTTTTTACCTACCACTCTTTGCAGATTGAATTTGTCATTTCCTGGAAAGGTTCACAGCAAAACTGCCATGTGATAAGGTGCGATAAGGAGGGCAACAAAACTGGCTATGAAAGGAATGCAAAAGTAGAAAGATCGAAATAGAATCGCAAAAAAAGCAAGTCCAAATTTTTGCTTACGCACAAGGGCGAAAAAACTGTGATTAGCAGGGATATGCCCGGATTAATCTAGTGCTAGCCATTTTTAGCAATCCCCATGCAAATTGATCGAAACTGAGGCCCAAGGaggatttggtcaaaaatatgtCTGAGGTTTTTTCGCATTTGAAATGGCCTGTCGGCAAAGGGTTTATTTGCTGAGCAAAAAGACGTAAGCTAGGTAAGAGTATTCGTACAAACTTGAGACCTATGAGTAGATTAGACTCCTagagaaatatatatattagaTATAGCTGGCATGAAAAGGACCGCTTCTTGCTTTTAGATATGTTATGTTCTCTGATGTAATTAaggctttcttttaaaatacgTTGTAGAATAATGATACTTTCTATTGAGCGCGCTTAGTATACGCTTGAACCCCTTCAGACTAACAAAAGCTTTTGGATTCTTTCAAAGAATCTTTTGCGCCCTTTTTCATAATCCTTAATGTATTATTTACTAAACTGTTCAATGACTGCCATAAGCCATGGTCGGCTTAGCCAATCAGTAGCCAGCATCAGGGAGGCAGGACTACAATATTAACACTTTCCCGCTAATCCGTCTCCAGCTACGCAGGATAGCCAATCAGCGAACTCTAGACAATGGCGGTAAATCGACTCTGATTTGAATTTTGCGCTTTTCTATATACCTCTACGCATTATAAATTGGATCACTCGTGCCTTGAGAGAAACTGAGTAGGTCCTTGAAACTATTGATTGTGAGAACACCTCCAGAAGTATGTCCAAGCTAGTTTTCGTCGTGATTTGTATGCTTGCTGCAGTGAACGCCCACTCGGCCAATGGTCAGTATTGAAATGGTACAACATTTGAGTGCCTTTAAGTGTCATTTGAGTGATACTATAAGATATTTTAGTGACAGTAACTCCGAAAATTGATTAGTTTCCCACATAGTTTGaggggctatttttttttcagggcgaCGCAAATATGCTGAGGGAAAGCCGAGTATGCTGTGGGAGAGAGGAATAATTCCGGAATATGAAGGTCAGTTTCGAAACTAAAGGAAAACATTGAGGCTCTCAGATCCATAACGCTCTTAGATGACCTAGCTAAGTAATGACAATGTTCGTATGTCATCTTTCTGAGGGAAATACAAGAATTCTCCTCCAGTTTCTCCCGGTCTTTGGCAATGTGAATCGTTCCAGCAgaagatttttgaaaattaaatttgatgTATTCGGTGTTATCGACAATCACCAACTGCCGGAATGCTTTAGTTTTGGAGGTCATACCGCGGTAACTTCACCAGAGGTCCTAGAACCCGAAGTCTAATCCTAACACCTTCAGTAGCACCATCTCCGGCACTTGAAGGCCAGGAAATTAAACCCAGAGCTTCAGATGGGTCTTCCTAAGTGGTCTTAGCGTTCTGCATTATGAATACTGAATGCCCGCCAATTTGACTTCTTATTGTATGCATAAATTATGATCATTACAAGGCTAATAACCGTTTCAAAAGTGATCAGTTGAATATATTTTACGCCTCGAGCACCTGAAGGTTCTAAGCGCCTAAATTAAAAAAGCCGTCGAGGGAACCGCGCGCCAAAAAAACTGCTTAAATTATGGTGTTGATCTACCCAGGAtcctaaaaatgaattttaaaagctGTAACGTTCTTAATCAAATTAAGTTTCCGATGATGAGTGTGGCTGTCAAGATCTctctaagggtggatttccactgctGCGTAATTGTGTTTTACATGCGTAAATAGATGTATGGAAGACAGCGCGTAAACGTGACAGTCGAGCGATTTTTTCTACTTTTAGCGCGGCCTTGCATGCATTGCTTCTAATTCATTTACGCGCGTATacacacttaaaaaaaattatgcgaCAGTAGAAATCCACCTTTCTGTTGGATCTACAGTCTTCGGTCTCAAAATATTCTTTGGACAATTCGAATACTTTGCACTTCTAGCCGATCTGAATCCTCCATGGCCTCATTATATTACctctaaacaattattggataaggtttttgtgatatccggaataatcaaggtcgaggtaagtctTATCAGCCGGCCCGTAAGCCGAGGCTGATAATACTTTCCGAGACCTTGTTTATTCAGGATATCACAAAAGCTGAATCTAAcaatttattatacattgttttgaagaaaataaccaCAAACACCGGCCGTCGCAAAGAAactgaattgatattgttattggaaatcatgcatttcTTGAGCAACCTACCGATTAccccttattataggaaattaactctccatgaaattaaggtattggaaattaacgcaactttaattaacgcgaatttaatggcaAACGActtaagaataaagaaaattaacgcgaaagaggaggtagaatttcataatgaagggaattaacgcgattaacttggccgaaatcaaaggagaagtgagagaagatattgacatctcttctgacagcgacaacgatgaagatgaactcgaaatattgtaaaccttcgccttagcttttttgaaagatgaaaaataaagggtaaatggaaagaaagaaagaaagcttgtagttaatgttttttaggtgtcaagaatgtttggacaggttccaaaattggggttaaaatactggaagtTAAGAGCGCgcaaattaacgctgcacttaaaggaacagtatcccgttactgcgcatgcaccaaactttgatttttggacaggatgtcgcgaaatcaaaagatgcgaggagagtaagagaatcttgaaaaatccgtttgcatcgcgcttggccgggttcaatacgacgctaaaacttctcaggattatagatcaatgatatattgttcctgttaagtttttatttgggcaaaatctggattttttggcgttactttt encodes the following:
- the LOC140945818 gene encoding cilia- and flagella-associated protein 299-like, which gives rise to MDEEAVGATDNIVTEFATYEDFLDSQITPLDLYYLEDEELARQLVELGYRGSGEVLKREEFEARKQAAEASRLSKRSQQKTLASSGKELKDPFLKALAQREEANRSGKMTTIIFIRDKNARGQEISGYIDFAHRLKTEDFEPYFTGRKRLLPRPSDLSFYNWETQTATSNPTPNYQVIAENPSGLLFKNKRDRKILNVDPKAITPGDNSARISIETSKYTQVVIYDHITRRKT